In Cataglyphis hispanica isolate Lineage 1 chromosome 19, ULB_Chis1_1.0, whole genome shotgun sequence, the genomic window ATGGTAAGGGATGTTATGATTTTATGCcgactatatacatattctttacGCTTGAATGTAGAGATGTTGACAAACTTGTTTCAACGATAAGCTTCAAAAATATCCTCCAGAAATACACGTTCTCcgattaacattttaattactaattgttcttttctttaattactaATTCATTTCAACTAATCGATCGTTACTATTCTTGTGGAAGATGTTCGTTTATCCTGTTATCACGAATGATACGTGAATTGTTCTGTATGTAGAtgtttttcaaagaaaaatctcataacaaagtttaattatttaaaccgCAGACTCGTGAGTCCGCGTAATTCAATTTTCAGGTCAGCATGCAACTCAAATACGTCCTGAGACGCGCGTGGTTCACGTGTCTGCGGGTGCCCAACGCGAATAACGAGCACTGCTGGCGGGATAGGCAACGTTACATGTATCTTAGATTGCGCCGGTTGGTCGGCAGCTTCAACAAGCACTTATACCATAAATTACACTACGAGCGCAAGCTTCTCCTTCGAGGGACGGTAACTCTCATAAAATCGATCGGACACAGCAcggcaattaaataatgaaactaattttattaaaaaaaaaaaaaattatgataaaaatttattttaatcgaatttataataattctgatccttttagagaatttatttctttacttaattaccgtactatatatataagaatatatataatccgcGATTTTTTTGGAGCGATACATTTTTCTCGGACCAAAAGAGAATGAcagtttttgaattataaatgaaaaaacgcATTTTTCCAGGCATCATCGTTGCCACCTCGAAAACCGCCGCCAGCCTCCACGTACTCGGGATACGGCGAATATGGCGgccagtttttttattatggtaACATGAGCAAATATGCCTACGAGAATAAATTCAGGTACGCGAGATCCGGCAACATGGAAAACACCGACGGAGAATTCGAGGAAGAAACTAGGCCACATCGCTTCGATTTGGTCATCAGAGTTCAATTGAGGtgatcaaatgaaaaaaataatgtgaaaattgcacaatctcttcaatttttctctttgtgaatgatttttagaattctttccttcttcctcGAACCgtgaaaattggaaaaaaaaatatatttgtgttctaaaaataaatttttctctataaatagAATCTCTGTACTTATCGAGATAAaatgattcaaatataattttaataataacaattataatttttctaacgtcgtgatctaaaataattattcagtaATGTTCGTAACGCTTTTTTACTCTATAATGACAGAAtgtcgaattatttattaaatggcTCGTTGATTTATATTCGCGTCAGAGTTTTCTCGCccattgaaaaagataaaacagcttatattaattgtttagatGTTCGCCAGAATTGGCGCCGCTATCGATAAGGACGAATCTGAAGGCCGATGACCTCGAAAATTGCAGTGCCAACTCGCGTCAAGAATTGTACCTGAAACTGAGTACGAGATGCACGGCGTCTAAAGCTAATAGATTGCCGAACGATTTTACCTGGGAGGTGCTTGGTCCTCGAATAAAGCATTCGCAATGTCGTTGAACCGCGCGTATACACTCTTATATATGTGATGTACAATAATATGTAGCAATCGTCCGATTTTTATATCTCcgaaagtgaaaaataaattagtcgCATTTTATCCAATGATCTTAAAgctatttatcgataaaaatagtaGTTAAGAAGAATCCTATaatcttcttaaaaaaaaaaataaatatataggtgTATCGTGTTTCTAATTACTTATTGTAGTTAAATCGATTGACGTTAAAAAAgcgtataaatttcttttttcacgctatatgtcaaaataaatttaattccttCTATTATTAGGATTTCAATTATGATCCATGTTAAACGCAACAAAAGTATCAGACAAATGACGACGTATTTAAAAACAGATAGATAACTGAAAGATGCATTTATTTACACGAGGATCTTCTTCAATTATGAAGCGGGGCTGATCACTTAGTTCACAGATGCTGTCATGTTGATCGTCTCGTCTTCATCGTGAGGCTGCCACGTGGTGGTCTGCCACGTGGCGGTATTAAGTTTCTTGGCGCGTTTCTCCAAGATAGAATAGGCAAAGTGATTGAGCAGAATACCTTTGGGCAGGGCGATACCTTGGAAACGGTACAGACCGTCCACGGGTCCGTCCGCGAGTTTATGCACGGCCGTTACAGTGACGCGTCCTATTAGACCGCTATTATTTATCATGGGGCCCTTGCTGATATCTATGTGATCTCCCAGACGGTACAACGGTACTCTATCGTTATCGCTGTTCTTGGCGATACTAGGTATTTGTTGAGACTTGAAAGGATTatcctaaaaaaatatgtggaaatatataatattcgatagctttatgaaatatatagaagtaAATCTCTTTTCATTCCATACCTGGAAAATGTCTAACGCAACGCCACGGGGCACTTCTAGTCTCTCCAGCAACAATTCTTGGTTAGTCAGCTTGACGAAAAGTGCAGACATGGCGCGCAGCTCGGAATCAGTCGGTTTCCAATCTGGCAAATCAATGAACACGTCATAGATAAAACTGCCAGAGTGAATTGATGGTGTGGGAAAGCTGTGCAAATGCACATCCACGTTTTCCTTGAACGCGCTGTCCGCTACGGCACCTAAGATCAACGAACACGTACGCCAAAAGGCATGATTGACCGCACCCGTCCGCGGACTGTGCATAGTCACCAGCTCTAGCTCACACTTGCTCGTGAATGGCCTGTGCATATCCCAGATGCGACCGTTCACCAGAGCGATGGCAGATACCTTGGCAACGTTCTCGGAGATGTGCCTGGCGCAGTCGTATGGTGTGGAAATGTTACGGTTCATCAACATTACTACCTCGTCCTGCACTGATTTGTACGTCACTTCTATCTTTTCGATCCTACCCAGTTCAGATCGCTGCCTTCGCTTCTCTTCGTCGAATAGTTGATTCCTCCGCTTCCTCGCCTCTATCTTGGACAATGTACCGGCGCATCTCGATGGCAGGAGATGTTGCGCTGATAGCTTCACGCTGCTTACACAGAGCCTCCTGCACCTGCAATACAATCTCTTTGATCAATGCAAAGGATCGAAACTAAACAATCTTAATGCAGAGATATATCTtcgaaatttctataaatacggATAGAATCAGATCAATTTTGTTAAACAAAGACAATAAAAGATTGAAGATTAAACTCTGTAAAgtcttcattatattatatatttaacaaaaagtacATACCCGTGAATCAtgttttttcgtttttaacTGAAGAGTGTCTCTGACTTAGAATAAGTTATTTAGCACATGTATCGCTGCATGTTCGATCTAAcactatttctttatattatttttctgatctttataataaagttatatataatcttgagCGTTCTTGATTACTCTTTTCTCAATCAGCTTCAAACGCAGTTTAAACTTGCTCCGATCTTGTTTGGTTGACTGTTAAAATTGACCCTAACCTCATCATATCGAGCTTACTTAGGATGCTGCCATCTGGAACTGCGCGCACTGTATTTTAAACATGCATATGGCGGGAACAAATGGCGGACAGTCTAcacttaaatatgtaatagatCATTACTATGCTTTATAAAAAACCTAAGTTCTGATCGGAATTCTTTGAAACTGCTCATGCAAAGATTTTCTCTGTCATTCGATTAATTAccttacattaattaaataccttacatcaaaaatatataaatcaaatatactttgtatttaaaataaacttgtaTTTCCTTATTCTCATTAATTACTTAAACGCTTAGTCCTAATTGCATACTCCATAATATAAGATCTACATTATATacactaataaaattatctatatattgtagatgattttactattaaaatttgtaatattgatattatttatttctaatttgtttattatctcaatgcatatacattgtatttgatattttcaataacaatTCTCCTATTCACGCTTTGATAAGCTAGAGAAGACagtaataaaagaagaaaaagttttctatGAATAacgtcaaatttattatttaagagaaattgaaaaaatttcgcaatgtctcgataaataaaattgttttgataaaaaaataaaaaaaaatcctgatgaataaaattatataagataaattacataaaatgttatGAAATGATAACCAGAATAGGAAggtttactttattattgcgCACATATAGTAtacgtacaaaaatatatataaaaaaaaaaaaattaaaaaataaaaaaaaaacaatcgagCGATTTTACTCAAAATTTATGTCGAAACTTTTTAAAGgtctttttaaaacataactttttttttaagttacgTTTTAAAAAGACCTTTTTCAGCTGCTATGCGTATAATATGCTTAATATGCacatctaatttaaaaaaatcgtcCGATAATACTACAGCTGTCAGGTTATGCAGAATAAACTGGAAGCAATACTCCTCCAGTTCCtaaaatttacacaatattcgataatatattacatatacataaataaatatattaataaattctaatataaatatgtattgaaCCAAATTCATTAACCatgaattatgatatttaccTTATCATTACATTCAATAACCTCATTATAATAGGAAGCTACATTTGACTCCCTGATTTCTTGCTTTATTATCTCACGACAATCTTTCTTAAGATTGGTCTCACTGTACTCATGGGCCAATTTCATAAGCTCTATAACAAAGTATCATTTCAATttctgatttataaatttgagatAATTTGATAAGTTTACGCTCAGCTCAAATTTACCTAATGCATCCTTCGAAGGTAAATCGATTTTGccggtatataaatatttcagaaaggCCTTGTATACAATGTAGGAAAATTTATCTGATATAGTGTATATTGGTGATGAATCTGGTATACTGTTAAAAAACAACTTGTTGATATTATGGAATAATTAAGAGATTAAGAGATTCTTAATAACATACCAATTTTTCTCCTAAATGCTTACCTTTGATCATTGTCAGTTTCCTTTTcctgaaacttttttttaaaatgttgacAACGAATTTTAAGAATAGCCTTGTGAACATAAATAGGTTGTCCTTCGACTTGTAGAGTACAATCGCTTGTTGACTGTGTcagaaaagaacaaaaattatttaaaaaatgaattaatcaaaatattaacttaatattattattgtaaaaaatttacataatttttcacttctaatgttataatttagtGTGACTGGAATGAGACAGAAGcctttacttatatatatatatatatatatatatatatatatatatatatatatatatgtcttaaagaataattatagagACTTGTAAAAGACTttagatttttctaaaaaagaattatatattcggttttatgttacataatatgaaaaaatgcatACAGAACAATGATAAGAAAAGACGTACCGGATCGTCGAATGCTGCTCCTATGGATTCTAATACATTCAATCCTTCTATGACGTATTCGTAATCGTTCCTAGGTACGGTCAATGGCTTGTGCATGACTCTCGACTTACTATATGCAAACGCATCGTGAATTTTTGAGAACTTCGTGGGAAATGGAGTGGTAATATCCTGACCAAAGCAATCGCCCCATACATagatagttttattattaccaATGGCAACGCTCGAGTTACCATAAGCAGCGATCTCCGACACTTCTCTCATTTCGGACACGTTCACCtgcaaatcatataatttttttatcattctgtTTCTCGTTTCACTCATCGTggcgattattaaaaaatttttcaattttcattaataatcaaaatatggaTTACCATAATCGGTTTGGAGTTCAGTATGTTATTAACACCTATTTGTCCGTTAGTATTATAGCCCCAGGCATAGATCTTTCCTTTATCCGTGAGCGCCAACGTATGCTTGTCACCACAGGCAACATCAACTGAAACATCAATCAATCATAGAGAAGATATTCGACACTGCaacattcttaaaaattaaatctcagatataaaccaaaaaaaaaatatacctaTTTTTTCCGAAATCATCGTAATTTGGCGTGGGCACATATAATGCTTTAAGTGAACATTACTTGTTTTCGTAGAACTGAGCGCTGCAGTTTTGCTAAGCATAATGCGATGGGGCGCTGCTAAAGAATATTGGGATGGTGAGATATTGGCATGTTTGGGAGTTTTTGGATTCGTAGAGCCAAAAATTgggggagaaaaagaaatggtaGTATCATCGTTTGTGGAGAGTAGTGTTTCAGAGccaaaactatataaattgttgGAGGTAGTAAAAATATGAGTAGTATCATCAATTGAAATCTGGCCATTCTCGTTGTTGCCCCAACCATACAGTTTGCCCTCATCAGTGATAACAATGTTGAACATTGAGCCACAGGCAATACGGATTATCATTTTCCCTTCTAAATCATATTTCACTTGTCTCGGCAGACTGCCATCAAAGATAGCTGTGTTTTCGATACCAATCTGCCCATAACTATTTTCTCCCCAAGCATATACCTAAATTACAAACAATTGTCTAGTTTGTaagaatgattattattgttatcattGCCATAATTCAACTTTTGCTTACCTGTCCATCACTGGTCAAAGCAAGACAATGACGACTGCCACATGCGATATCTACAATACATTTCTCACTTAAGTTGGCCACTCGAGTAGGTGTGGATTTAATCCTAAGTATATGTGATCCATCATTCGAATTGCGCTTCTCTTTAAAGCTCCAGGAATAAACCttttacacacacaaaagTAGTGcccaataaatttatttatatcatatatcgctGTATATGTAGAATGTTACATTTGAGTATAAAAGTACTCTTAAAAAAGACTTGACAAAAGCCCAATAATGAAATTTGACATTATTCACtaaatgtttttcaatttgataaatttatataaactcagTGACCACAGttgatagatataaaaaaaattaatatgttttctcacacttttaaaatatatatatacacatatttttatattttacaagtataaaaaaacatccaattttgttttattaattttaatttttacaatatctaattaaatgtacagaattaaaaataatgtgttgtaatctttgttttctttatttgtcaaaaatattttcaaaatttttttcacatctcTCACTCTCATTGAGAAACTAAAATCTTTTACATCCTGaggtcataattttatttattaaatatttgtatattgaaataaaaattatagttaaatatCTGTGCttcttctaataaaaaaatccaatttatttatttaatatatatttttaactagtTTTCTtacttctattttataataatttcatgtatagaataaaaatgctGCATGcaaaattagtttaaaatgAGAAAGTAAATGAAAACTGAAAggtatcaattttaattaatttctaattgactaataattttttctttctatatttctatgactctaataatttttctataatatttttcaaataacacTCAGGTCATGTGaccatattttctttttttttataatatcttaagccataaatataaattttcatttctttcatcctaagaagaatttatttagagAAACTGTAAAATCttctaatatcaatattatcttttagcatttttttatcccttaaaagttaaaatttatttccaaaaattcaGATGTATCATTAGAgggatataaattctttaatataccTCTCCTTCTTCTGTAAGTGccagaataaaatatgagcCGCAagcaaaagtttttatattttttccacatAGTTCTTCAATCTTTTTTGGGTAGAGCCCTGTATGCATGTAACTGTTAAGATGATCAGTCTTCGAATCATCTCTATTATAACCTAAgctatatacatttttgtccTTTGTCACAATTATAGCCCTGTTACCACAGTTACCTGTTTAACAATGCCActgtgtaaataataataatattatacagcaaaaaaaaaaaaaagaaataaatcttacCATATACCATAACTGTGCAAATTTGTGGAATAAATTCCAGCTTTAATAGATTGAAAATTGGCCAGTTTCTAAGACTCAATGGATACATCTCTTTTGTTAGATTACATTGAAAAGTTCTCTTCTGGTCTTCCTGTACCTCCCTACACAAACAGTTCATAATTTTCAGTTTAACTTTCTATTCatccattttaaatttaattaattgtatttcatAATGCATACTTTTggtttttatctattatcttGGTGATTTCGACATCGCTATCGTCTAGTAGCGATGTGTATaaataagaagagaaaaagacctCAAACTTACTCTTTTTCATTCATCCTTGTCTCTGTATTTTTCTTCTGCTCGTCTACATTCGTTTCTTTATCGGAGGATAAGATAGTTTTTTTAAAGGTATTGATATGATTATAACGTTCCTCTTCCGgggaatttttcaaacatattgACATGATAGTATCGTGACTTTGTGCCGCCGCAATATTTGATGTTGACGAAACAACCGATTGTGAAGTTCTTCTTTTTGCTCGCATTAATATCCGAGAGTTAGAACCAGAAAAActcatacaataataaaaataattgaaaataactgAAAACAATTCCTCCACAGTATATC contains:
- the LOC126856473 gene encoding RCC1 and BTB domain-containing protein 1-like isoform X2 is translated as MKKSKFEVFFSSYLYTSLLDDSDVEITKIIDKNQKEVQEDQKRTFQCNLTKEMYPLSLRNWPIFNLLKLEFIPQICTVMVYGNCGNRAIIVTKDKNVYSLGYNRDDSKTDHLNSYMHTGLYPKKIEELCGKNIKTFACGSYFILALTEEGEVYSWSFKEKRNSNDGSHILRIKSTPTRVANLSEKCIVDIACGSRHCLALTSDGQVYAWGENSYGQIGIENTAIFDGSLPRQVKYDLEGKMIIRIACGSMFNIVITDEGKLYGWGNNENGQISIDDTTHIFTTSNNLYSFGSETLLSTNDDTTISFSPPIFGSTNPKTPKHANISPSQYSLAAPHRIMLSKTAALSSTKTSNVHLKHYMCPRQITMISEKIVDVACGDKHTLALTDKGKIYAWGYNTNGQIGVNNILNSKPIMVNVSEMREVSEIAAYGNSSVAIGNNKTIYVWGDCFGQDITTPFPTKFSKIHDAFAYSKSRVMHKPLTVPRNDYEYVIEGLNVLESIGAAFDDPSTSDCTLQVEGQPIYVHKAILKIRCQHFKKKFQEKETDNDQSIPDSSPIYTISDKFSYIVYKAFLKYLYTGKIDLPSKDALELMKLAHEYSETNLKKDCREIIKQEIRESNVASYYNEVIECNDKELEEYCFQFILHNLTAVVLSDDFFKLDVHIKHIIRIAAEKGLFKT
- the LOC126856473 gene encoding RCC1 and BTB domain-containing protein 1-like isoform X1 translates to MSFSGSNSRILMRAKRRTSQSVVSSTSNIAAAQSHDTIMSICLKNSPEEERYNHINTFKKTILSSDKETNVDEQKKNTETRMNEKEEVQEDQKRTFQCNLTKEMYPLSLRNWPIFNLLKLEFIPQICTVMVYGNCGNRAIIVTKDKNVYSLGYNRDDSKTDHLNSYMHTGLYPKKIEELCGKNIKTFACGSYFILALTEEGEVYSWSFKEKRNSNDGSHILRIKSTPTRVANLSEKCIVDIACGSRHCLALTSDGQVYAWGENSYGQIGIENTAIFDGSLPRQVKYDLEGKMIIRIACGSMFNIVITDEGKLYGWGNNENGQISIDDTTHIFTTSNNLYSFGSETLLSTNDDTTISFSPPIFGSTNPKTPKHANISPSQYSLAAPHRIMLSKTAALSSTKTSNVHLKHYMCPRQITMISEKIVDVACGDKHTLALTDKGKIYAWGYNTNGQIGVNNILNSKPIMVNVSEMREVSEIAAYGNSSVAIGNNKTIYVWGDCFGQDITTPFPTKFSKIHDAFAYSKSRVMHKPLTVPRNDYEYVIEGLNVLESIGAAFDDPSTSDCTLQVEGQPIYVHKAILKIRCQHFKKKFQEKETDNDQSIPDSSPIYTISDKFSYIVYKAFLKYLYTGKIDLPSKDALELMKLAHEYSETNLKKDCREIIKQEIRESNVASYYNEVIECNDKELEEYCFQFILHNLTAVVLSDDFFKLDVHIKHIIRIAAEKGLFKT
- the LOC126856488 gene encoding 39S ribosomal protein L39, mitochondrial, which encodes MIHGCRRLCVSSVKLSAQHLLPSRCAGTLSKIEARKRRNQLFDEEKRRQRSELGRIEKIEVTYKSVQDEVVMLMNRNISTPYDCARHISENVAKVSAIALVNGRIWDMHRPFTSKCELELVTMHSPRTGAVNHAFWRTCSLILGAVADSAFKENVDVHLHSFPTPSIHSGSFIYDVFIDLPDWKPTDSELRAMSALFVKLTNQELLLERLEVPRGVALDIFQDNPFKSQQIPSIAKNSDNDRVPLYRLGDHIDISKGPMINNSGLIGRVTVTAVHKLADGPVDGLYRFQGIALPKGILLNHFAYSILEKRAKKLNTATWQTTTWQPHDEDETINMTASVN